A window of the Ignisphaera sp. genome harbors these coding sequences:
- a CDS encoding glycosyltransferase family 2 protein: MIPKVSIIWLNYNSSKILDIVLKSLEGISNLDYPNNRYELIVVDNGSNDGSFEAIKSFLEKKTWLKKKIIKLNRNTGFTGGCNIGFQARDPESKYIALLNNDAVPYKDSIRNLVEYAEQINGVGAIQGIILDLDTKKVDTAGNMLTELLIGGQLYQGEDIGKVKKRLFYVTYADGAYALLNVEAVKKATGFKNRLFYDKMFAYFDDSILGLQLWNAGFKVVNCPIPVAYHRRSSTFGMISPKKLYYSTRGFYATNEICNSRFKEFIRGPYFIYLIFGRVILGLYITVLSKVKRSQSYPYRELIWAIYKGYAHGIKMGIEIIKNMGKPIDIYKTPLLPISTRIIFPYTLGVGSIAARRFFVKIVTKEFEKQISNYIVE, encoded by the coding sequence ATGATTCCGAAAGTTTCAATTATTTGGCTTAACTATAATTCTTCTAAGATACTGGATATTGTTTTAAAATCTCTTGAAGGAATATCAAATCTAGATTATCCTAACAATAGATACGAACTTATAGTAGTAGATAACGGTTCAAATGATGGAAGTTTTGAAGCTATAAAAAGTTTCCTCGAGAAGAAGACATGGTTAAAGAAGAAGATAATTAAATTAAATAGAAATACTGGATTCACAGGAGGATGCAATATTGGTTTCCAAGCCCGAGATCCAGAATCCAAATACATTGCTTTATTGAACAATGACGCAGTACCATACAAAGATAGTATTAGAAATTTAGTTGAATATGCTGAACAGATAAATGGTGTAGGAGCTATTCAAGGAATAATATTAGATCTTGATACCAAGAAGGTGGATACTGCAGGTAACATGCTTACAGAGTTATTAATAGGTGGACAGCTCTACCAGGGCGAAGACATTGGTAAAGTTAAGAAGAGGCTTTTTTATGTTACATATGCAGATGGAGCTTATGCTCTTCTAAATGTAGAAGCTGTTAAGAAGGCCACGGGATTCAAAAATAGATTATTTTATGATAAAATGTTTGCATATTTCGATGATAGTATATTAGGGTTACAGCTTTGGAATGCAGGATTCAAGGTTGTGAATTGTCCAATTCCTGTAGCATATCATAGAAGGTCCTCTACTTTTGGTATGATTTCTCCTAAAAAACTCTATTACTCTACTAGAGGATTTTATGCTACAAATGAGATATGTAATAGTAGGTTCAAGGAGTTTATACGAGGACCTTATTTCATATATCTAATTTTTGGTAGGGTAATACTAGGTTTATATATTACAGTTTTATCTAAGGTTAAGAGAAGTCAATCTTATCCATATAGGGAATTAATTTGGGCTATTTACAAAGGTTATGCACATGGAATTAAAATGGGTATAGAGATAATTAAAAACATGGGAAAGCCCATAGATATCTATAAAACACCTTTGTTACCGATATCTACACGAATTA